The region CCGGCACGGGCGGCCGGGAAGGTATAAAAACGGCGGCGGCGGCAAAAATACGGATGATAAATATGGTAAAAAGTACTTGACAGATTGCCCATAATAAATAATAATATTTAGTGAGTGATAATAATTATTGTTTGGAGGGATTCTCGTGTCCACCGATAAAAACCTTGCCGCCGCGTTCGCCGGCGAGTCACAGGCCAACCGCAAATACCTCGCGTTCGCCAAACAGGCTGACCAGGAGGGCTTCCCGCAGATCGCCAAGCTGTTCCGGGCCACCGCCGAAGCCGAAACCATCCATGCTCATGCCCACTTCAAAGCCATGGGCGGCATCAAGTCGACCGCCGAAAACCTCAAGGCTGCCGTATCGGGCGAAACGTACGAGTTCGAAGAAATGTACCCGCCGTTCATCAAGGAAGCCGAAGCCGAGAACAACGCCGCCGCCGTCCGCACCTTCAAGCTCGCCAACGAGGCCGAGAAAATCCATGCCGAGCTATACAAGAAAGCGCTGGCCAACCTCGACAACAAGGAAGTGTTCGACATTTACCTCTGTCCCGTCTGCGGCCACGTAGCCGAAGGCTCCGTACCCGACGCCTGCCCCATCTGCGGCGCCAAGGCCGCGGCCTACAAGAAAATCGACTGAAAACAGCCTCAAAAGCCGCGGTTTATGCCGCGGCTTTTTTGTTTTACATCCATCACCGCAGCATATTATAATAAATATACTGTAAAATATTTACATTTAGTTGGGAGGTTTGATCTGGTGTCCAAAATGATTGCCAAACGAATGGCACTACTACTGTGCGGAGCGCTTCTGCTGACAGCGCTGTGGCTGCCGCAGACTGCGCTGGCGGCGGAAACAGGCGGCCTGCGCTACACCATCAGTGTGACCAAGTTCGAAAACAGGGCCGGCTGGCACGGTCAGTGGGACCTCGGCCGCGCCTGGGGCATGGTGCTGACCGACCTACTCAACCAGAGCGGCCGCTTCATCGTCCTCGGCGAAAAAGATATGCGCAACGAAGCGATGCGCGAGCAGGACCTCGCCGGCTCGGGCCGAACCGCTCAGGGCGCCAAAGCGCCGGTGACCGGCCAGTTGACCCCCGCGCAGCTGCTTGTCAAGGGAGCAATCACCCATGTCCAGGATACGGGCCGCAGCGGCGGCGGAATCTCCATCGGCGGCGTAACGGTCGGCGGCGGCGGCAGCAAAGCCGAAATCAACGCCACCATGTACATCGTCGACTCCACCACCGGCATGGTGCTCGCCTCCACCAGCGTCGTCGGCAAATCGACCAGCAGCAGAACTTCGATTCACTATTCCGGCCACGGTTGGTCCGGCGGTTACGGCAACTTCCAAAAGAGCAACATCGGCAAAGCGGTCGAAGACGCCGTGGCCCAGGGCGTCCAATGGATGATCGCCCAACTGCCAAAAGTCCCCTGGCGGGGCGAGGTGGTCATGGTCCAGAACGGCAGCGTATACGTCAACCGCGGTGCGCGCGAAGGCGTCACCGCCGGCACGGTCTTCCTCGTCGGCACCGCCAACATCATCCGCGACCCCAGCACGGGCGAGGTGCTCGACGAGAGCGTCGACGAAGTAGCCCGCCTGCAGGTGGCGACGGTCAAGGAAAAACTCTCGATCTGCGAAGTCATCGGCGGCGATCCGGGAGCGATCAGCCAGGGGATGATGATCCAAAAACAATAACAAGTCGGGCGGCTGCGAATGCAGCCGCCCTTTCGTATTCATAGCGCTCTTCTAAAAACACATCCGCTTAGCGCGGCCGTTCACTCCTCAGCGGTTTTCTCCGCCGCCGGCTTGTTCTTCTTCAAGCCTTCGAGCACCTCCGGCACCAGCTCGATCAACCGGTCGAGCGGCGCGGCGTTCTTCAGCTTCATCACCTGCACCTGGCCGTCGCGCACCACGATGACCGCCGAAGCGGAAATCTTCGCCCCGGCACCGCCGCCGCCACCCTCGCCGCGCTCGCCCTTGTCCGGGCGCGTTCCGCCGCCCGAGCCGGCCCCGAAAGCGATATCCACCACCGGGATCAGCGTAACCTCGCCAACCGTGATCGGATCGCCGAAAACCGTCTTGGCCTGCAGCATCTTCTCGAGATGATCGAACAACACCTTCATCGAATCGGTTATGCCTGTACCTGCCAATTCCTTCTGCCTCCTCTCAGTCTATCTATTATCCGTCGGCAACAAAGCTCGCCGAAAAACCTCGCCACTGCCAGCGCCACATAGGCCGGCCTCAGCGTCAGCACCGCCGCCGCCTCACCGGACCAGCCCGCATCGGCAAAATCGGCCTCGGCGCAAAATCCGGGCAGCCTTCCCGTGCCACGGGCGGCGCAGTACATCGCGTGCGCCCAGGCGGTCGCGGCCGGATCGGCGAAACCGTAGCGGATATTACCTTCAACCGCGACATCCATCGTCGTCCAGAATCTTTTCAGCATCCTCAGCAACGCCTGACGCTCGCCGCCGGTCAGACCGTCCCACCTGCGGGCCAGCGCCCTGCCCCGCTCCGCCGGCGCAGTCGCGTCCGCCCTCTTCGCGGGCGGCGTCAAGGCGCGTCGCCACCGCCAGCAGGCCCAGTAATACCCGCCGCCATCGCGGCCCAAACGCGCCAGCCCGCCCAATGCCACAAGCTCCGCGAACCAGCGCGCCCGGCCGTCGCC is a window of Selenomonadales bacterium 4137-cl DNA encoding:
- a CDS encoding rubrerythrin family protein, which codes for MSTDKNLAAAFAGESQANRKYLAFAKQADQEGFPQIAKLFRATAEAETIHAHAHFKAMGGIKSTAENLKAAVSGETYEFEEMYPPFIKEAEAENNAAAVRTFKLANEAEKIHAELYKKALANLDNKEVFDIYLCPVCGHVAEGSVPDACPICGAKAAAYKKID
- a CDS encoding CsgG/HfaB family protein, encoding MIAKRMALLLCGALLLTALWLPQTALAAETGGLRYTISVTKFENRAGWHGQWDLGRAWGMVLTDLLNQSGRFIVLGEKDMRNEAMREQDLAGSGRTAQGAKAPVTGQLTPAQLLVKGAITHVQDTGRSGGGISIGGVTVGGGGSKAEINATMYIVDSTTGMVLASTSVVGKSTSSRTSIHYSGHGWSGGYGNFQKSNIGKAVEDAVAQGVQWMIAQLPKVPWRGEVVMVQNGSVYVNRGAREGVTAGTVFLVGTANIIRDPSTGEVLDESVDEVARLQVATVKEKLSICEVIGGDPGAISQGMMIQKQ
- a CDS encoding spore germination protein GerW family protein gives rise to the protein MAGTGITDSMKVLFDHLEKMLQAKTVFGDPITVGEVTLIPVVDIAFGAGSGGGTRPDKGERGEGGGGGAGAKISASAVIVVRDGQVQVMKLKNAAPLDRLIELVPEVLEGLKKNKPAAEKTAEE